A stretch of the Alphaproteobacteria bacterium genome encodes the following:
- a CDS encoding prephenate dehydratase, giving the protein MTKPSPEHLIAFQGEPGANSDLACRAAFPDLATLPCASFEDTFAAVREGRAGRAMIPIDNSVAGRVADIHHLLPASGLHITAEHFHRISHCLVAPPGRSLRDVQRVYSHVHALGQCRRFIAEHGLQPVVHSDTAGAARMVAASGEAGAAAIATELAAEIYGLEVLARDIEDAAHNTTRFVIMQAAADWPAAGSGDMVTTLVFQVRSVPAALYKALGGFATNGVNITKLESYIIDGAFTVAQFYADLEGHPDDQAMQHAFEELDFFTASRSILGVYPASPFRRHGHDGPA; this is encoded by the coding sequence ATGACCAAACCGTCGCCTGAACACCTGATCGCCTTCCAGGGCGAACCCGGGGCCAATTCCGATCTTGCCTGCCGGGCCGCCTTTCCCGATCTGGCGACGCTGCCGTGCGCCTCGTTCGAGGACACGTTTGCCGCCGTGCGCGAGGGCCGCGCCGGTCGCGCCATGATACCGATCGACAATTCGGTGGCAGGCCGGGTGGCGGATATCCACCATCTGTTGCCGGCTTCAGGCCTGCACATTACGGCCGAGCACTTTCACCGCATCAGCCATTGCCTGGTGGCGCCGCCGGGCCGCTCGCTCCGCGACGTGCAGCGGGTCTACAGCCATGTACACGCGCTGGGCCAGTGCCGCCGGTTCATCGCCGAACACGGGCTGCAGCCGGTGGTGCACAGCGATACCGCCGGCGCGGCGCGGATGGTGGCGGCAAGCGGCGAGGCCGGGGCAGCGGCCATCGCCACGGAACTGGCGGCGGAGATCTACGGGCTGGAGGTGCTGGCGCGGGATATCGAGGACGCGGCCCACAACACCACGCGGTTCGTCATCATGCAGGCGGCGGCGGACTGGCCGGCGGCCGGCAGCGGCGACATGGTGACGACCCTGGTGTTTCAGGTGCGCAGCGTTCCGGCGGCGCTGTACAAGGCGCTGGGTGGGTTCGCCACCAACGGCGTCAATATTACAAAGCTTGAGAGCTATATCATCGACGGCGCCTTCACGGTGGCGCAGTTCTATGCGGACCTGGAGGGTCATCCCGACGATCAGGCCATGCAGCACGCCTTTGAGGAGCTGGATTTCTTCACGGCCAGCCGGTCGATCCTGGGGGTTTATCCGGCCAGCCCGTTCCGCCGGCACGGTCATGACGGTCCGGCCTGA
- the recR gene encoding recombination mediator RecR, with protein sequence MARHAPEDNEIGRLIAMLARIPGFGPRSARRAALHMIEHRQALLEPLIGALAAARDTVKTCSVCGNLDTSEPCAICVAGNRDDTQLCVVEDVADLWALERTRSYRGRYHVLGGVLSALDGIGPDELRMESLVRRVRQGGVDEVILALGATVDGQTTAHYITDRLAPYAERVTRLAHGMPVGGELDYLDDGTLTAALNARRSLKADR encoded by the coding sequence ATGGCCCGCCACGCCCCCGAAGACAATGAGATCGGCCGGCTTATCGCCATGCTGGCCCGTATTCCGGGTTTTGGACCACGCTCGGCGCGCCGCGCCGCCCTGCATATGATCGAACACCGGCAGGCGCTGCTGGAGCCGCTGATTGGCGCGCTCGCGGCGGCCCGCGACACGGTAAAAACGTGCAGCGTGTGCGGCAATCTGGATACGAGTGAGCCGTGCGCCATCTGTGTCGCCGGCAACCGCGACGACACCCAGTTGTGCGTGGTGGAGGATGTGGCCGATCTGTGGGCTCTGGAGCGGACCCGCTCATACCGCGGCCGCTACCATGTGCTGGGTGGCGTTCTGTCGGCGCTTGATGGAATCGGCCCTGATGAGCTGCGTATGGAATCCCTGGTCAGACGGGTTCGGCAGGGCGGGGTCGACGAAGTGATTCTGGCACTTGGCGCAACCGTCGACGGTCAGACCACGGCACACTACATCACCGACCGCCTGGCGCCGTATGCCGAGCGCGTCACCCGTCTGGCCCACGGCATGCCGGTAGGCGGCGAACTGGATTATCTGGACGATGGCACCCTGACCGCGGCGCTCAATGCGCGCCGCTCGCTCAAGGCGGACCGTTGA
- the kdsB gene encoding 3-deoxy-manno-octulosonate cytidylyltransferase translates to MSRPIIVIPARMQSSRLPGKPLALIAGLPMIVHVWQRAMAADLGPVVVACAEEEIAQAVRAAGGTAVLTAADLPSGSDRVHAALATYDPDRRHDVVVNLQGDLPTLEAHCLRALVAVLNDPAVDIATLAARIHDAAERDNPNVVKVAAALDRPDAPPGTARDTARALYFSRLPIPHDRGGAPPDGARSEMGGAASGSSGPWHYHHIGVYGWRRAALDRFVALPPGVLELREGLEQLRALEAGMRIDVRRVDAVPLGVDTPADLSRARDLLTPR, encoded by the coding sequence ATGAGCCGTCCCATCATCGTCATTCCGGCCCGTATGCAGTCCAGCCGCCTGCCCGGCAAGCCGCTGGCCCTGATCGCCGGTCTGCCCATGATCGTTCACGTCTGGCAGCGGGCCATGGCGGCCGATCTGGGCCCGGTGGTGGTGGCCTGCGCCGAGGAAGAGATCGCCCAGGCGGTGCGGGCGGCCGGGGGCACGGCGGTGCTGACCGCGGCGGACCTGCCATCAGGCTCCGACCGGGTGCACGCGGCGCTGGCCACGTACGATCCCGACCGGCGGCACGACGTGGTGGTCAATCTGCAGGGCGATCTGCCGACGCTGGAGGCGCATTGCCTGCGCGCGCTGGTGGCGGTTCTGAATGATCCGGCGGTGGATATAGCCACCCTGGCGGCGCGCATCCATGACGCGGCCGAACGGGACAATCCCAATGTGGTCAAGGTCGCGGCGGCGCTGGACCGGCCGGATGCGCCGCCAGGGACGGCGCGTGACACCGCACGGGCGCTCTATTTCAGCCGGCTGCCGATTCCCCATGACCGCGGCGGCGCACCGCCGGATGGTGCACGGAGTGAGATGGGCGGCGCGGCGTCGGGCTCGAGCGGGCCCTGGCACTACCACCACATCGGCGTCTATGGCTGGCGCCGCGCCGCGCTGGATCGCTTCGTAGCCCTGCCGCCGGGAGTGTTGGAGCTGCGCGAGGGTCTGGAACAGCTTCGCGCCCTGGAGGCCGGTATGCGGATCGACGTGCGTCGCGTTGACGCTGTTCCGCTCGGCGTTGATACTCCGGCCGACCTCAGCCGGGCGCGCGACCTTCTGACCCCGCGATGA
- the nudC gene encoding NAD(+) diphosphatase, protein MTRGDSYRPHFYAEPRLDRRSHQRRDESWLSQSLASADARIVPVWRDYNLFAAEPQAATGAPPAPRFLTANEWAAIEAEGDTPIYLGVYDRRHYFAADLSRAAEPPLAALGAFTDLRQAGPLLPRFEGSLLAYARGLVHWHGRHGYCGVCGARTRPADGGHVRRCANDSCGATHFPRTDPAIIVLVTHGDQALVGRSPHWPVGTYSALAGFVEPGESLEMAVAREVHEEVGLTLPLDGIRYSSSQPWPFPASIMLGFYAEATDTALTLDHDEIEAALWLHRDDLRDAADGSFRLPRADSIARRLITDWLQDG, encoded by the coding sequence ATGACGCGCGGCGATTCTTATCGACCCCATTTCTACGCCGAACCCAGACTCGACCGTCGCAGCCACCAGCGACGCGACGAGTCCTGGCTCAGCCAATCGCTGGCCTCCGCCGATGCCCGCATCGTGCCGGTCTGGCGTGACTACAATCTGTTCGCCGCCGAACCACAGGCCGCCACCGGCGCACCGCCCGCCCCGCGATTTCTCACGGCCAACGAATGGGCGGCCATAGAGGCTGAAGGCGACACGCCCATCTATCTCGGCGTCTATGATCGCCGCCACTATTTCGCCGCCGATCTGTCACGGGCGGCGGAGCCGCCGCTGGCGGCGCTCGGCGCCTTCACCGATCTGCGCCAGGCCGGCCCGCTGCTGCCCCGCTTCGAGGGGTCATTGCTGGCCTATGCCCGGGGTCTGGTCCACTGGCATGGCCGGCACGGCTATTGCGGCGTGTGCGGCGCCCGTACGCGACCGGCCGATGGCGGTCATGTGCGCCGCTGCGCCAACGATTCCTGCGGCGCCACCCATTTCCCCCGCACCGATCCGGCGATCATCGTCCTCGTCACCCATGGCGACCAGGCGCTGGTCGGCCGCTCGCCACACTGGCCGGTCGGCACCTATTCCGCCCTCGCCGGTTTCGTCGAGCCGGGCGAAAGCCTGGAAATGGCCGTGGCGCGGGAGGTGCATGAAGAAGTGGGCCTGACCCTGCCGCTTGACGGCATTCGCTACAGCTCGTCCCAGCCCTGGCCGTTTCCCGCCTCCATCATGCTGGGCTTCTATGCGGAGGCCACGGATACCGCGCTGACTCTCGACCACGACGAAATAGAAGCGGCCCTCTGGCTCCATCGCGATGACTTGCGCGATGCGGCCGATGGCAGTTTCCGCCTGCCGCGGGCCGACAGCATCGCCCGCCGCCTGATTACCGACTGGCTGCAGGACGGTTGA
- a CDS encoding DNA polymerase III subunit gamma/tau yields MSDATDSPAASGALNGTGAPNEAGGEESAARRYQVLARKYRPLTFAHMVGQEALVRTLTNAIDSGRLAHAFLFTGVRGVGKTTAARILARALNCTGDAAADGGPTANPCGVCENCRAIAEDRHVDVIEMDAASRTGVDDIREIIEGVRYRPVMGRYKIYIIDEVHMLSRNAFNALLKTLEEPPAHVKFIFATTEARRLPVTVLSRCQRFDLRRIDSDALKAYLARLATAEGVVLQADALSLLVRGADGSARDGISLLDQAISHAGADGAVAVDDSARRTVSAATVRRMMGLADRHRIVDLFERLMAGDAAAVLDQFAALYADSADPEQVLQDLLDLTHWLTRRKVVGPAADADAVSEDEAVRGAALAERLTMGELGRAWQILFKGLEEVQAAPMGARATEMVLLRLVYAVDLPTPDRLTSSDDAGRSGSGSPDRGGEAAAERVAPAVAGAAGPSPQALPAERARGPAMRASDGVGFEDRGFEGQAADRRDGSASDRAMPQTFEALVALVADKREPVLRSHLLHDVRLVSFAPGDVSLHLLDGAPRDLPGRLVRKLDLWTGRKWTVQAVASDEAAPTITAQKEARAAEDRESALEDSLVRATLDAFPGARVKTVRPDRGERTPDAAG; encoded by the coding sequence ATGTCTGATGCGACTGACAGTCCTGCAGCGAGTGGCGCCTTGAACGGCACCGGCGCCCCGAACGAGGCCGGCGGCGAGGAATCGGCGGCGCGGCGCTATCAGGTGCTGGCCCGCAAGTACCGGCCCCTGACCTTCGCCCACATGGTGGGGCAGGAGGCGCTTGTCCGCACCCTGACCAACGCCATCGACTCCGGCCGTCTGGCCCACGCCTTTCTGTTCACCGGCGTACGTGGCGTCGGCAAGACAACGGCGGCTCGTATTCTGGCGCGGGCCCTCAACTGCACCGGCGATGCGGCGGCCGACGGCGGGCCGACGGCGAACCCCTGCGGTGTGTGCGAGAACTGTCGCGCCATCGCCGAGGACCGGCACGTGGACGTCATCGAGATGGACGCCGCCAGCCGCACCGGCGTTGACGACATCCGCGAGATTATCGAGGGCGTGCGCTACCGGCCGGTGATGGGACGCTACAAGATCTACATCATCGACGAAGTGCACATGCTGAGCCGCAACGCCTTCAACGCCTTGCTGAAGACGCTGGAAGAACCACCGGCCCATGTGAAGTTTATCTTCGCCACCACCGAGGCGCGCCGGTTGCCGGTTACGGTTCTGTCGCGGTGCCAGCGCTTCGATCTGCGCCGTATCGACAGTGACGCGCTGAAAGCCTATCTGGCGCGGCTGGCGACAGCCGAGGGAGTCGTGCTGCAGGCGGACGCCCTGTCGCTGCTGGTGCGCGGCGCCGATGGCTCCGCCCGCGATGGCATCAGCCTGTTGGATCAGGCGATCTCTCATGCGGGCGCCGATGGCGCGGTGGCCGTGGACGATTCAGCCCGCCGCACCGTTTCGGCCGCCACCGTACGGCGCATGATGGGGCTGGCCGACCGCCACCGCATCGTTGACCTGTTTGAGCGTCTGATGGCCGGTGACGCGGCGGCGGTGCTGGACCAGTTCGCAGCGCTCTACGCCGACAGCGCCGATCCCGAACAGGTGTTGCAGGACCTGCTTGACCTGACCCACTGGCTGACCCGGCGCAAGGTGGTGGGCCCGGCGGCGGACGCCGACGCGGTGAGCGAGGATGAGGCGGTGCGCGGCGCCGCTCTGGCCGAGCGGCTGACCATGGGCGAGCTTGGCCGCGCGTGGCAGATCCTGTTCAAGGGCCTGGAGGAAGTGCAGGCCGCCCCGATGGGCGCGCGGGCGACGGAGATGGTCCTGCTGCGCCTGGTCTATGCGGTGGATCTGCCGACACCGGACCGCCTGACGTCAAGCGATGACGCGGGCCGGAGCGGAAGCGGGTCGCCCGACCGTGGCGGCGAGGCCGCGGCAGAGCGCGTGGCGCCAGCGGTCGCCGGGGCGGCCGGCCCGTCGCCACAGGCGCTGCCGGCAGAGCGGGCGCGAGGGCCGGCCATGCGGGCATCTGACGGCGTTGGGTTTGAGGATCGCGGGTTTGAGGGTCAGGCGGCAGATCGCCGCGATGGGAGCGCGTCCGACAGGGCCATGCCACAGACCTTTGAGGCGCTGGTGGCGCTGGTCGCCGACAAACGCGAGCCGGTCCTGCGCAGCCATCTGCTGCATGATGTGCGCCTGGTGTCCTTCGCTCCCGGCGACGTGTCGCTGCACCTGCTGGACGGCGCGCCACGGGACCTGCCGGGACGACTGGTGCGCAAGCTCGATCTGTGGACGGGCCGCAAGTGGACCGTGCAGGCCGTGGCCAGCGACGAAGCGGCGCCGACCATCACCGCCCAGAAGGAAGCCCGGGCGGCGGAAGACCGTGAATCGGCGCTGGAGGACTCCCTCGTCCGGGCCACCCTGGACGCCTTTCCCGGAGCCCGGGTGAAGACAGTGCGGCCGGACCGCGGTGAGAGAACACCGGACGCGGCCGGATAG
- a CDS encoding extracellular solute-binding protein: MALRLTSGVGILAAVFSLVLFWPLPPTAAQDTGVTAGVTVSHGFAIHGTLKYGPDFAHFDYVNPDAPKGGDVVLSANGGFDSLNGFILKGDPAAGLGLIYDTLLVGSSDEAFSSYGLLAQSIEYPEDRSWAIYNLRPEARWHDGVPLTADDVVWSFETLTTQGHPQLREYWSAVTGVEKLDDHRVRFDFGTAINREMPSIIGQLTILPKHYWLAREFGETTLDVPLGSGPYRIKAVDPGRSITYERVADYWGRNVPVNVGQNNLATIRYDYYRDRAVEREALKAGAIDFFQENVAREWATAYDTPALRDGRLIKEEIANDIPQGMQGFALNTRRPALADRRVRQALTLAMDFEWMNKTFFFESYRRSRSYFTNTDMEAKGLPGPDELALLEPWRDQLPPEVFTTAYQPPATDGSGNNRANLREASALLDAAGWPIRDGKRVNQDSGEPLKIEFLLVSASFEPITLAYVQALETLGVEASVRTVDSSQYQSRLDSNDFDIVIDRTVITFTPGNEQRDSWGSEAAAVPGSGNLAGVHSPVVDDLIDRIVNAPDYDSLIIASRALDRVLQWGFYYVPHWHLATFRVAYWNKFSRPATPPRYALGFNTWWVDPAKAAALGDVQDTAGDGQ; this comes from the coding sequence ATGGCGCTTCGCCTGACATCTGGCGTAGGCATTCTTGCCGCCGTATTCAGCCTGGTGCTGTTCTGGCCCCTACCGCCGACCGCGGCCCAGGACACCGGTGTGACCGCCGGCGTCACCGTCAGCCATGGCTTCGCCATCCACGGCACCCTCAAATACGGCCCCGACTTCGCCCACTTCGACTATGTCAATCCCGACGCGCCGAAGGGCGGCGATGTGGTGCTCAGCGCCAATGGCGGGTTCGATTCCCTCAACGGTTTTATCCTCAAGGGTGATCCGGCCGCCGGGCTCGGCCTGATTTACGACACTCTGCTGGTCGGCAGTTCGGATGAAGCCTTCTCCTCCTATGGCCTGCTGGCCCAGTCGATCGAATATCCCGAAGACCGCAGTTGGGCCATTTACAACCTCCGGCCAGAGGCGCGCTGGCATGACGGCGTGCCGCTGACCGCCGACGATGTGGTGTGGAGTTTTGAGACTTTGACCACTCAGGGCCATCCGCAGTTGCGGGAGTATTGGAGCGCGGTGACCGGGGTTGAGAAACTGGACGATCACCGGGTGCGCTTCGACTTCGGCACCGCCATCAACCGCGAGATGCCGTCCATCATCGGCCAGCTGACCATCCTGCCAAAACACTACTGGCTGGCCCGCGAATTTGGTGAGACCACGCTGGACGTGCCGCTGGGTAGTGGCCCCTACCGGATCAAGGCGGTCGATCCCGGCCGCTCCATCACCTATGAGCGGGTAGCCGACTACTGGGGCCGGAACGTGCCGGTGAATGTGGGGCAGAACAACTTGGCCACCATCCGCTATGACTATTATCGCGACCGCGCCGTGGAGCGCGAGGCGTTGAAGGCCGGCGCCATTGATTTCTTTCAGGAGAATGTGGCGCGTGAATGGGCTACCGCCTATGACACGCCGGCCCTGCGTGACGGCCGTCTGATCAAGGAGGAAATCGCCAACGATATTCCCCAGGGCATGCAGGGCTTCGCCCTCAACACCCGCCGGCCGGCCCTGGCCGACCGCCGGGTGCGCCAGGCCCTGACCCTGGCCATGGACTTCGAGTGGATGAACAAGACCTTCTTCTTCGAGTCCTACCGCCGCTCGCGCAGCTATTTCACCAACACCGACATGGAGGCAAAGGGCCTGCCTGGGCCGGACGAACTGGCCCTGCTGGAACCATGGCGCGATCAGTTGCCGCCAGAGGTCTTCACTACCGCCTATCAGCCGCCGGCCACCGACGGCAGCGGCAACAATCGGGCCAATCTGCGTGAGGCGTCCGCCTTGCTGGACGCGGCCGGCTGGCCGATCCGCGACGGCAAGCGAGTCAATCAGGACTCGGGCGAGCCCCTGAAAATCGAGTTCCTGCTGGTCAGCGCGTCCTTCGAGCCGATCACGCTCGCCTATGTCCAGGCGCTGGAGACCCTGGGCGTCGAGGCCAGTGTCCGCACCGTCGATTCCTCCCAATACCAGTCCCGGCTCGACTCCAATGACTTCGACATTGTCATCGACCGCACCGTTATCACCTTCACACCCGGCAACGAACAGCGGGATTCCTGGGGGTCGGAAGCCGCCGCCGTCCCCGGCAGCGGCAATCTGGCCGGGGTTCATAGCCCGGTGGTGGACGACCTGATTGACCGCATCGTCAATGCACCGGACTATGACTCACTGATCATCGCCAGCCGGGCGCTAGACCGGGTTCTGCAGTGGGGCTTCTACTATGTGCCCCACTGGCACCTGGCCACCTTCCGCGTCGCCTACTGGAACAAGTTCTCCCGGCCGGCCACGCCGCCGCGCTACGCCCTTGGTTTCAACACATGGTGGGTGGATCCGGCCAAGGCGGCGGCCCTGGGCGACGTGCAGGACACGGCGGGGGACGGGCAATAG
- a CDS encoding MFS transporter, whose translation MSQISATPAPSPLRRGIAIAAVLSLANMLGTFFRSSNAVIAPELIRELAFTPEMLGTMTSVLFITVALVQLPYGIILDRFGPRRIIVSQLFLAIGGAVLFSVGHSLAVLTAGQALLGLGTTGIFMGAVVLVSRWFPADRLALGMAVIMGMSNFGNLMAATPLAFAVDLFGWRNVYLSIAVIVVAIMGLVLAVVRDAPPDHAWHSRSRESWRAAVRGLAEVLTNRSFLLLLPIPYILYSSGMAVRGLWGGPFLQDVFGLDTVARGNVLMIFAIVGMFGPMLFGPMDRWFNSRRLVALGGGIVSVAALALLATVGGYAVWSTSLLFGLFALGGSFFTVVMAQARNLLPDRLTGRAMTALNAAGFLGSAITQALTGALVGAFTPAGEPTPEIGYLVMFGYLAVVFAIGLAIYARAPDTRPRDDGSHAND comes from the coding sequence ATGAGCCAGATCAGCGCCACACCCGCGCCTTCGCCCCTGCGGCGGGGCATCGCCATCGCCGCCGTCCTGTCGCTGGCCAATATGCTGGGAACTTTCTTTCGCAGCTCCAACGCGGTTATTGCGCCCGAACTCATTCGCGAGCTCGCCTTTACGCCCGAGATGCTCGGCACCATGACCAGTGTGCTGTTCATCACGGTGGCCCTTGTGCAATTGCCTTATGGCATCATTCTTGATCGCTTCGGTCCCCGGCGGATCATCGTCTCGCAGCTCTTTCTGGCCATCGGCGGCGCCGTTCTGTTCTCCGTCGGCCATTCGCTGGCGGTCCTGACCGCCGGCCAGGCGCTGCTGGGGCTCGGCACCACGGGCATCTTCATGGGGGCGGTGGTCCTGGTGTCGCGCTGGTTTCCGGCCGACCGTCTGGCGCTTGGCATGGCGGTTATCATGGGCATGTCGAACTTCGGCAATCTGATGGCGGCGACGCCGCTGGCCTTTGCCGTGGATCTGTTCGGCTGGCGCAACGTGTATCTCTCCATCGCCGTCATCGTCGTGGCGATCATGGGTCTGGTGCTGGCGGTGGTGCGGGATGCGCCGCCCGATCACGCCTGGCACAGCCGCAGCCGCGAGTCGTGGCGGGCGGCGGTACGCGGTCTGGCCGAGGTGCTGACCAACCGGTCTTTCCTGCTGCTGTTGCCCATTCCCTATATTCTCTATTCGTCGGGCATGGCGGTGCGTGGCCTGTGGGGCGGCCCTTTCCTGCAGGATGTGTTCGGGCTGGACACCGTGGCGCGCGGCAATGTGCTGATGATCTTCGCCATCGTCGGCATGTTCGGTCCCATGCTGTTCGGTCCCATGGACCGCTGGTTCAACAGTCGCCGGCTGGTGGCGCTGGGTGGCGGCATAGTCAGTGTTGCGGCGCTGGCCCTGCTGGCGACGGTGGGCGGCTACGCGGTGTGGAGCACCAGCCTGCTGTTCGGTCTGTTTGCGCTGGGCGGATCGTTCTTCACGGTGGTCATGGCCCAGGCGCGCAACCTGCTGCCCGACCGCCTGACCGGCCGCGCCATGACGGCGCTGAACGCCGCGGGATTTCTGGGCTCGGCCATCACCCAGGCGCTGACCGGAGCGCTGGTCGGGGCCTTTACGCCGGCCGGCGAGCCGACCCCGGAAATCGGCTATCTGGTGATGTTCGGCTATCTGGCGGTGGTCTTCGCCATCGGCCTGGCGATCTATGCGCGAGCGCCCGATACCCGGCCGCGCGACGACGGATCCCACGCCAACGATTGA
- a CDS encoding YbaB/EbfC family nucleoid-associated protein — MKNLGKLMKQAQEMQGRMADMQEALSQMEATGESGGGMVKATVNGKGEALRMRIDPSLLTPAEREMVEDLVVAAINDARRKAEVLAAEEMSKLTGGLELPPGVKLPF, encoded by the coding sequence ATGAAGAATCTCGGCAAGCTGATGAAGCAGGCGCAGGAAATGCAGGGCCGCATGGCGGACATGCAGGAGGCGCTGAGCCAGATGGAGGCGACCGGTGAGTCCGGCGGTGGCATGGTCAAGGCAACGGTCAATGGCAAGGGAGAAGCGCTGCGTATGCGGATTGATCCGAGTCTGCTGACGCCGGCGGAGCGCGAGATGGTGGAGGATCTGGTGGTGGCGGCGATCAATGATGCACGGCGCAAGGCGGAAGTCCTGGCGGCGGAGGAGATGAGCAAGCTGACCGGCGGGCTGGAGCTGCCGCCGGGCGTCAAGCTGCCGTTCTGA
- a CDS encoding cytochrome c family protein codes for MSSFELNKIAGAVLVGLLAFVVIGHAGDMLYGDPGASAGDGHGDGAISVAATGGHGATAGATAEPATVAEPIGVLLASASLDAGQTQARKCAACHTFDQGGSHRVGPNLWNIVGNMPAMADGYSYSDAMQADDQPWTFENLDAFLASPRTYVPGTKMNFAGIRKAEDRADLILYLRSLSNAPVALP; via the coding sequence ATGTCGTCTTTCGAACTGAACAAGATCGCCGGTGCTGTCCTGGTCGGGCTGCTGGCCTTCGTGGTCATCGGCCATGCCGGCGACATGCTCTATGGTGACCCCGGCGCATCGGCCGGCGATGGCCACGGCGACGGCGCCATTTCCGTGGCCGCCACTGGCGGCCATGGCGCAACCGCCGGCGCCACCGCCGAACCTGCCACTGTCGCGGAGCCTATCGGTGTTCTGCTGGCCTCCGCATCCCTCGACGCTGGCCAGACCCAGGCCCGCAAGTGCGCCGCCTGTCACACCTTTGACCAGGGCGGCAGCCACCGTGTCGGACCCAATCTGTGGAATATCGTTGGCAACATGCCGGCAATGGCTGACGGCTACAGCTATTCCGATGCCATGCAGGCGGACGACCAGCCTTGGACCTTTGAAAATCTGGACGCGTTCCTGGCCAGTCCGCGCACCTATGTGCCCGGCACCAAGATGAATTTCGCCGGCATCCGCAAGGCCGAAGACCGGGCCGACCTCATCCTCTATCTGCGCAGCCTCAGCAACGCCCCGGTGGCCCTGCCCTGA
- a CDS encoding inositol monophosphatase family protein, whose amino-acid sequence MTSPPDPAPPQSGGPIQAGHVPDDLLQLAGRMADATGEICRRHFRQPLAIDSKADESPVTIADRTCEQALRRILAEERPDDSIIGEEFGASEGSSDLTWVLDPIDGTKQFISGKPLFGTLIACWRGHTPLLGVIDHPAMGERWLGALGRPTTLNGIPVHVAAGDEDLSRTIIHAGDPAMFSGEAQAAGFARLAGAVSAVVYGGDCYNYGLLASGHVLLCVDARLKPYDFAALVPVVTGAGGCITDWSGDPLTLASSGDVVAAAAALHGAALARLSAGRVVGNPA is encoded by the coding sequence ATGACCAGCCCCCCTGATCCGGCCCCACCCCAATCGGGCGGCCCCATACAGGCCGGACATGTGCCGGACGACCTCCTGCAACTGGCCGGCCGCATGGCGGATGCCACAGGTGAGATCTGCCGGCGCCACTTCCGCCAGCCCCTGGCCATCGACTCCAAGGCCGACGAATCGCCGGTCACCATTGCCGACCGGACGTGCGAGCAAGCCTTGCGCCGGATCCTGGCGGAGGAGCGGCCGGACGATTCCATTATCGGTGAAGAGTTCGGCGCCAGCGAAGGGTCAAGCGATCTGACCTGGGTGCTCGATCCCATTGATGGCACCAAACAGTTCATCAGCGGCAAGCCGCTGTTCGGTACTCTGATTGCCTGCTGGCGGGGCCATACGCCCCTGCTGGGCGTCATCGATCACCCGGCCATGGGGGAGCGCTGGCTCGGCGCCCTGGGCCGTCCGACCACGCTCAACGGTATTCCCGTGCATGTGGCGGCCGGCGACGAAGACCTCTCCCGCACGATCATTCATGCCGGTGATCCCGCCATGTTTAGCGGTGAGGCTCAGGCCGCTGGCTTCGCCCGACTGGCCGGTGCCGTGTCGGCGGTGGTCTATGGCGGCGATTGCTACAACTACGGCCTGCTGGCCAGCGGCCATGTGCTCTTATGCGTTGACGCCCGGCTCAAACCCTATGATTTCGCTGCATTGGTGCCGGTCGTCACCGGCGCCGGCGGCTGCATCACCGACTGGTCCGGCGACCCGCTGACCCTGGCCTCAAGCGGCGATGTGGTGGCCGCCGCCGCCGCCCTGCATGGCGCCGCCCTTGCCCGGCTTTCCGCCGGGCGGGTCGTCGGGAATCCCGCCTGA